Proteins from a genomic interval of Desulfofustis limnaeus:
- the purL gene encoding phosphoribosylformylglycinamidine synthase, with product MKSIVQHLFRRTGESTEFCFNIESSRPLAEAELDCLRLVLAEGFLVETVTDQPQLHGDRLVEVGPRLNFATAWSSNMVSICQSTGLETVLRVERSRRYLVPQGEDQQAFIDAHHDRMTECLYPEPLSSFETGIEPEPVYEVDLRSKGPDALLEIPGISMDEWDRNLYYDYFVKTQGRNPTIVEIMDLNNANSEHSRHGFFKGRQVIDGEEQPGTLLDLVADTLKANPEGSVIAFKDNSSAIQGYDIETITPTRPGEPSPLVRIRSCYHPLLTAETHNFPTGVAPFPGAETGTGGRIRDVQGTGRGAFVVAGTAAYCVGNLRIPGYDLPWEVEYKQPDNLATPLEIEIQASNGASDYGNKFGEPVIQGFTRSFDMRLNGGERWGFLKPIMFTGGIGQIDARLTEKKQPEQGMLIVQIGGPAYRVGFGGGAASSMLQGENASDLDFDAVQRGDAEMEQKMNRVIRACNEMGGKSLIEVIHDQGAGGPANVLKELVEKSGGRIDIRNIRVGDPTMSVLEIYVAEYQERAGLLIRPEAIEQFKAICQREKIGCEVLGEVTGDLRFVVNDSLTGTTPVDIELDKLLGSIPQKTFVDQRVKPSLRPLSLPQNLTVREALQQVLRLLSVGSKRFLTNKVDRAVTGLVAQQQCCGPLQLTVADAAVVAQSHFGVTGIATAIGEQSIKMLVDPAAGARMAVGEALTNLAAVVIEDLEQVKCSANWMWAPKLPGEGAALRDAVKAMRDVMIPLGIGVDGGKDSLSMATMVDGEMVKSPRELVVSLYAAVPDIRRKITPDLKKPGSVLLLVDLSGGRQRLGGSALAQVHGQIGEQAADLDDPVLVRRAFFGIQELISRHLISAGHDRSDGGLVTTLLEMAFSGNCGLSIDLPETADVLALLFAEELGYVVECGEDQVEQIKTLLSLVDVPVVPIGRSSVEHRISIRSNGKLVLDEEMEELRQWWEETSYQLERLQMDPACAESEKKSSFRRNGPRYHLPFSPEPPPKEVLQRTDKPRVAILRDEGSNSDREMSSAFYLAGFEPWDVCMNDLLSGRISLDGFRGLAAVGGFSYADVPESAKGWAATILFNDRLKQQFDVFYERPDTFSLGVCNGCQLFGLIGWVPWLGIEPERQPRFIHNESGRFESRWATVRVNRSPALMFKGMEDLVFGIHVDHGEGRLVFPDPTLQTAVVEQGLTPLVFVDDDGRPTEIYPFNPNGSPGGLTGLCSPDGRHLAVMPHPERVFLPWQAHWLPEAFRNLPVSPWLQMFRNAYDWCVRP from the coding sequence ATGAAGTCCATTGTACAGCATCTGTTTCGCCGAACCGGTGAGTCGACTGAGTTCTGTTTCAATATCGAGTCGTCGCGGCCGCTTGCTGAGGCTGAGCTGGATTGCCTCAGACTCGTTCTCGCCGAAGGGTTTCTTGTTGAAACGGTTACCGATCAACCGCAGCTACACGGGGACCGACTCGTTGAAGTCGGTCCCCGGCTCAATTTCGCCACCGCCTGGTCTTCGAACATGGTGTCCATTTGCCAGTCCACCGGCCTGGAAACGGTGCTTCGGGTGGAGCGGTCGCGTCGTTACCTGGTTCCTCAGGGCGAGGATCAGCAAGCCTTCATCGATGCTCACCATGACCGGATGACCGAGTGTCTGTACCCTGAGCCTCTGTCGAGCTTCGAGACCGGTATCGAGCCGGAACCGGTCTATGAGGTGGATCTGCGCTCCAAGGGACCAGATGCCCTGCTCGAAATCCCCGGGATCTCCATGGATGAGTGGGACCGTAATCTGTATTACGACTATTTTGTCAAGACACAGGGGCGCAACCCCACCATCGTCGAGATCATGGATCTCAACAATGCCAACTCGGAGCATTCTCGCCATGGGTTCTTCAAAGGGCGTCAGGTAATCGACGGAGAGGAGCAGCCAGGGACACTATTGGATCTCGTAGCTGATACCCTGAAGGCAAACCCCGAAGGTTCGGTGATTGCGTTTAAGGATAATTCCAGCGCTATCCAGGGGTACGATATCGAAACCATCACCCCGACCCGGCCGGGTGAACCATCACCGCTGGTTCGCATAAGGAGCTGTTATCACCCGCTGCTGACCGCCGAGACCCATAACTTTCCAACCGGCGTGGCGCCGTTTCCCGGGGCTGAAACCGGGACCGGCGGGCGAATCCGTGACGTGCAGGGGACCGGTCGCGGTGCCTTTGTGGTTGCCGGGACAGCTGCCTATTGCGTCGGCAATCTCCGTATACCTGGGTACGATCTCCCCTGGGAGGTGGAGTACAAGCAACCGGACAACCTGGCGACCCCGTTGGAAATCGAGATCCAGGCGAGCAATGGTGCGTCCGATTACGGGAACAAGTTCGGCGAGCCGGTCATCCAGGGGTTTACCCGGTCCTTTGATATGCGCCTGAACGGCGGGGAACGATGGGGGTTTCTCAAACCGATCATGTTCACCGGCGGTATCGGCCAGATCGATGCCCGGTTGACCGAGAAGAAGCAGCCGGAACAGGGGATGTTGATTGTTCAGATCGGTGGTCCGGCGTATCGGGTCGGTTTCGGCGGCGGTGCAGCCTCGAGCATGCTACAGGGTGAGAATGCTTCAGATCTTGATTTCGACGCCGTCCAGCGGGGCGACGCGGAGATGGAGCAAAAGATGAACCGGGTCATTCGGGCTTGCAACGAGATGGGCGGCAAGAGCCTGATCGAGGTGATCCACGATCAGGGGGCGGGTGGGCCGGCCAATGTCTTGAAAGAACTGGTGGAAAAATCTGGCGGTCGGATCGATATCCGCAATATCCGGGTCGGTGATCCGACCATGTCGGTGTTGGAAATCTATGTGGCTGAATATCAGGAACGGGCTGGCTTGTTGATCAGACCGGAAGCCATTGAACAATTCAAGGCCATCTGCCAGCGGGAAAAAATCGGCTGCGAAGTGCTCGGCGAGGTGACCGGCGATCTGCGTTTCGTCGTCAACGATTCGCTTACCGGCACGACGCCGGTGGATATCGAACTGGATAAACTGCTCGGCAGTATCCCCCAGAAGACCTTTGTCGACCAGAGGGTGAAACCGTCCCTACGGCCGCTGAGCCTGCCGCAGAATCTCACGGTTCGTGAGGCACTGCAACAGGTCCTGCGGCTGCTCTCGGTTGGTTCCAAACGGTTTCTGACCAACAAGGTGGACCGGGCGGTAACCGGCCTGGTGGCTCAGCAACAATGTTGCGGTCCGCTGCAGCTTACGGTTGCCGATGCGGCAGTGGTGGCCCAAAGTCATTTCGGGGTAACCGGAATTGCCACGGCGATTGGCGAACAATCGATCAAGATGCTCGTCGATCCGGCCGCCGGTGCTCGGATGGCGGTCGGTGAAGCGCTCACCAACCTGGCCGCCGTGGTCATCGAGGATCTTGAACAGGTGAAATGTTCAGCCAACTGGATGTGGGCGCCAAAGCTGCCTGGTGAGGGGGCGGCGTTGCGGGATGCGGTCAAGGCCATGCGAGACGTGATGATTCCTTTGGGTATCGGTGTGGACGGCGGTAAGGACAGCCTGTCCATGGCGACCATGGTGGACGGAGAAATGGTCAAGTCGCCGCGGGAACTGGTGGTCTCGTTATATGCTGCGGTGCCCGATATCCGCCGCAAGATCACGCCCGATCTGAAAAAGCCGGGTTCGGTGCTGCTGCTCGTCGATCTCTCCGGCGGCCGGCAGCGGCTCGGTGGGTCGGCCCTGGCTCAAGTGCATGGGCAGATCGGCGAGCAGGCTGCCGACCTCGATGATCCGGTTCTGGTGCGGCGGGCTTTTTTCGGCATCCAGGAATTGATATCCCGGCACTTGATCAGTGCCGGGCACGACCGGTCCGACGGCGGTCTGGTAACCACCCTTCTGGAAATGGCGTTCAGCGGCAATTGCGGTTTGTCCATCGATCTGCCGGAAACGGCTGATGTGCTGGCACTTTTGTTTGCCGAGGAGTTGGGCTATGTGGTCGAGTGTGGTGAAGATCAGGTGGAACAGATCAAGACCCTGCTTTCTCTGGTCGATGTGCCGGTGGTCCCGATTGGCAGAAGCAGCGTGGAGCACCGCATCAGCATCCGTTCTAACGGTAAGCTGGTGTTGGATGAGGAGATGGAGGAACTGCGGCAATGGTGGGAGGAGACTAGCTACCAGCTGGAGCGGCTGCAGATGGACCCGGCCTGCGCAGAATCGGAAAAGAAAAGCAGCTTCCGACGCAACGGGCCACGGTATCACCTTCCCTTCTCGCCTGAACCGCCCCCGAAGGAGGTGCTCCAGAGAACGGATAAACCACGGGTGGCCATCCTGCGCGACGAGGGTTCCAATTCCGATCGGGAGATGAGTTCGGCCTTTTATCTGGCCGGATTCGAACCGTGGGATGTGTGCATGAACGATCTGTTGTCCGGTCGTATCAGTCTCGACGGCTTCCGCGGTCTGGCGGCCGTGGGCGGCTTTTCCTATGCCGATGTTCCGGAGTCGGCAAAAGGGTGGGCGGCGACCATTCTGTTCAATGATCGGCTCAAGCAGCAGTTCGATGTCTTTTACGAGCGTCCGGACACCTTCTCGCTTGGAGTATGCAACGGTTGTCAGCTCTTTGGGTTGATCGGCTGGGTCCCCTGGCTAGGGATCGAACCGGAGCGGCAGCCGCGGTTTATCCATAACGAGTCGGGCCGGTTCGAATCGCGCTGGGCTACGGTCCGGGTGAACCGGAGTCCGGCCCTGATGTTCAAGGGGATGGAGGATCTGGTCTTCGGCATCCACGTCGATCACGGTGAGGGGCGGCTGGTCTTTCCTGACCCGACGCTACAAACTGCGGTGGTCGAACAGGGATTGACGCCGCTGGTTTTCGTGGATGACGATGGCCGGCCGACCGAGATCTATCCGTTCAATCCGAACGGTTCACCGGGAGGTCTGACCGGTCTCTGCTCACCGGACGGTAGACACCTGGCCGTTATGCCTCACCCGGAGCGGGTCTTCCTTCCCTGGCAAGCCCATTGGCTGCCCGAGGCGTTCCGCAATCTGCCGGTGAGTCCGTGGCTGCAGATGTTCCGCAATGCGTACGACTGGTGTGTTCGACCATGA
- a CDS encoding serine dehydratase subunit alpha family protein, producing the protein MHFTVKDILHLEVMPALGCTEPVAVALAAASAASLLPGRMVDAIDVWVDPNIYKNGTAVTIPGTGNLNGLDAAAAVGACGGDPTLGLEVLNSLDQKALAKARELLAHNQVTIHLFDDSGLHIRVTVISGDNQAEAEIRELHNQIVALSLNGVTITDSPLLSPAADQSGKSALALMEEWLMNLSLAEIYEMIDQLDEDDLQFLKKGVEFNVRLAEHGLKYGSGLGIGKAIDRLLKQKLLVRDMATSARILTSAAADARMSGVNLPAMSSAGSGNHGLTAILPIWAIKDFVDHDEETVLRAIGLSHIITAYVKAHTGRLSAVCGCSVAAGAGATAGITYLVGGNVDHMAGAIKNIMEDLAGVICDGAKAGCALKLNTAAGAAVQAALFSLQGVNVKDTDGIIGHSPEQTVRNLGKLSHEGMAAADRTILTIMREKKQSP; encoded by the coding sequence ATGCATTTCACCGTCAAAGACATTCTCCATCTGGAAGTGATGCCAGCACTTGGCTGTACCGAGCCGGTCGCCGTCGCCCTTGCAGCGGCAAGTGCCGCATCGCTGCTCCCCGGGCGCATGGTGGACGCCATAGACGTCTGGGTTGACCCGAATATTTATAAAAACGGGACCGCCGTCACCATCCCAGGTACCGGCAACCTCAACGGGCTCGACGCCGCGGCAGCGGTCGGAGCTTGCGGCGGCGATCCGACCCTGGGACTGGAAGTGCTCAATTCGCTTGACCAGAAAGCGCTGGCCAAGGCACGAGAATTACTGGCCCACAACCAGGTCACCATCCATCTGTTCGACGACAGCGGCCTCCACATCCGGGTCACGGTAATCAGTGGCGACAACCAGGCGGAGGCGGAAATCAGAGAGCTACACAATCAGATTGTTGCCCTCTCCCTCAATGGCGTCACCATCACCGACTCACCTCTGCTTAGCCCGGCCGCCGACCAGAGCGGCAAATCGGCCCTGGCGTTGATGGAAGAATGGTTGATGAACCTGAGCCTGGCCGAAATCTACGAGATGATCGACCAACTCGACGAAGATGATCTCCAGTTTCTCAAAAAGGGGGTCGAGTTCAACGTCCGGCTCGCCGAGCACGGCCTCAAGTACGGCAGCGGCCTGGGCATCGGCAAAGCAATCGATCGGTTGCTCAAGCAGAAACTGCTGGTCCGGGACATGGCCACCTCGGCACGAATCCTCACCTCGGCGGCGGCCGACGCCCGAATGAGCGGGGTCAATCTGCCGGCCATGAGTTCAGCCGGTAGCGGCAACCACGGTCTGACTGCCATTCTGCCAATCTGGGCCATCAAGGACTTTGTCGATCATGACGAGGAAACGGTACTGCGAGCCATCGGCCTGAGTCACATCATCACCGCCTACGTCAAGGCTCACACCGGTCGCCTGTCCGCCGTCTGCGGCTGTTCTGTTGCCGCCGGGGCCGGCGCGACCGCGGGAATAACCTATCTTGTCGGCGGTAACGTCGATCATATGGCCGGAGCGATCAAGAACATCATGGAAGACCTGGCCGGGGTCATCTGCGACGGGGCCAAGGCCGGTTGCGCCCTGAAGCTCAACACAGCCGCCGGAGCCGCCGTCCAGGCAGCGCTTTTTTCACTGCAAGGAGTCAACGTCAAGGACACGGACGGAATCATCGGCCATTCCCCCGAACAGACCGTCAGAAACCTCGGGAAATTGAGCCATGAGGGAATGGCGGCTGCTGATCGGACCATCCTCACCATCATGAGGGAAAAAAAGCAGAGTCCATAG
- a CDS encoding NADH-quinone oxidoreductase subunit N, whose protein sequence is MFDVMVVLPLIATGAGAILIMLVAAFETFRKEGLSILGMGLFAFAFFVQLTVDNSGDITPFAGVFNGMLVANTFTKVAGLIILACGFFSAIAAQTYFTQNKGFVPEFYCMLLFAAFGMLLLTMVAELITLFIALEIMSLAVYSLVGYDRRSVVRSEAVLKYLMLGAFAGAFYVMGVVLIYAGAGSTRFAEIGATIAAYGFLANPALVGGSLLVLFALLFKAAVFPLHAWVVDVYDGAPLPVTGFMATAVKAASFAVLANFLTIDSAIHQEWLIFLFYISILTMFAGNLIAIGQNNIKRMLAASGIVHSGYLLIALVALGSEQVSGAIILYYLAAYGIATLGLFVALSYLSGVEEKRTVFDDFRGLAKVRPYSAACIAVFLLSMAGIPPTAGFMGKLYIIAGAYQAGHVVLAVIGIVSSILSIWYYLRLIVVMYFREPEDDFAVAEMTLAPLGTMVLAIGIFAISLYPVAW, encoded by the coding sequence ATGTTCGATGTCATGGTAGTTTTGCCGCTGATCGCCACCGGTGCCGGCGCCATCCTGATTATGCTGGTGGCGGCTTTCGAGACGTTTCGCAAGGAAGGTTTGTCGATCCTAGGCATGGGATTGTTCGCCTTCGCTTTCTTTGTTCAGCTGACCGTCGACAATAGCGGTGACATTACCCCGTTTGCCGGGGTGTTCAACGGCATGCTGGTGGCCAACACCTTCACCAAGGTTGCCGGCCTGATCATCCTTGCCTGCGGGTTTTTCTCGGCGATTGCCGCTCAGACCTATTTTACCCAGAACAAAGGATTCGTTCCGGAGTTTTACTGCATGCTGCTGTTTGCCGCCTTCGGCATGTTGTTGCTGACCATGGTTGCCGAATTGATCACCCTGTTCATCGCCCTAGAGATCATGTCTCTGGCGGTGTATTCCTTGGTCGGCTACGACCGCCGCAGTGTCGTTCGTTCCGAGGCCGTTTTGAAATACCTGATGCTGGGCGCTTTTGCCGGTGCTTTCTACGTCATGGGGGTGGTGTTGATCTATGCCGGTGCCGGCAGCACCCGCTTTGCCGAGATCGGAGCGACGATCGCCGCGTATGGTTTCCTTGCCAATCCGGCCTTGGTTGGCGGTTCTTTGCTGGTTCTCTTTGCTTTGCTGTTCAAGGCAGCGGTTTTCCCACTCCATGCCTGGGTGGTCGATGTCTACGACGGCGCCCCGTTGCCGGTGACCGGTTTCATGGCCACGGCCGTCAAGGCTGCCAGTTTTGCGGTACTCGCCAATTTCTTGACGATCGACAGCGCCATTCATCAGGAATGGCTCATCTTTCTCTTTTACATCTCGATCCTGACCATGTTTGCCGGCAACCTCATTGCCATCGGTCAAAACAACATCAAGCGGATGTTGGCCGCCTCCGGTATCGTCCATTCCGGCTATCTGCTCATCGCTCTGGTGGCTCTGGGCAGCGAGCAGGTGTCCGGGGCGATCATCCTCTATTACCTGGCCGCCTATGGTATTGCCACCCTTGGACTGTTCGTGGCGCTTTCCTATCTGAGCGGTGTCGAGGAGAAGCGGACCGTCTTTGACGATTTTCGGGGCCTGGCCAAGGTTAGACCGTATTCAGCTGCCTGCATCGCCGTTTTTCTACTGTCCATGGCCGGGATTCCACCGACCGCCGGCTTTATGGGCAAATTATACATCATCGCTGGTGCGTATCAGGCCGGCCATGTGGTGTTGGCGGTGATCGGGATAGTCAGCAGCATTTTGTCGATCTGGTACTACCTGCGACTGATTGTGGTGATGTATTTTCGTGAACCGGAAGACGATTTTGCGGTCGCCGAGATGACTCTGGCACCGCTCGGAACGATGGTGCTTGCCATCGGTATCTTTGCCATCAGTCTGTATCCGGTGGCCTGGTAG
- the cfa gene encoding cyclopropane fatty acyl phospholipid synthase → MRRIIRSMAQRYLGNLFEKADIAVDGQRPWDIRINDQRFYETVVAGGSLALGESYMDGWWDCQALNQFFYRLLKQGIDRTYCQKFPALIGKMKALLCNRQNRRRAFQVGERHYDAGNDLFALMLDSSLTYSCGYWRRAETLEHAQQAKLDLICRKLNLQPGMRLLDIGCGWGSLALFAARNYGVEVVGLTVSEEQAHLARERCAGLPVEIRLQDYRELDTTFDAIASVGMFEHVGYKNYRAFMRVVQRCLAGDGLFLLHTIGANSSVRCCDPWFDKYIFPNGMLPSIRQLGAAIEPLFIMEDWQNLGVDYEKTVLSWYRNFEANWERIKRRYSERFYRMWRYYLLSVAGGFRARHIQVWQLVLAHHGTSRGYRSIRCPQCVA, encoded by the coding sequence ATGAGACGGATCATTCGATCGATGGCCCAGCGATATTTGGGCAACCTGTTCGAGAAGGCAGACATCGCCGTAGACGGCCAGCGGCCCTGGGATATCCGGATCAACGACCAGCGCTTCTACGAGACGGTAGTTGCCGGAGGGTCCCTGGCTCTCGGGGAGTCGTACATGGATGGTTGGTGGGACTGCCAGGCTTTGAACCAATTCTTCTATCGGCTCCTGAAACAGGGGATTGATCGAACCTATTGTCAAAAATTTCCGGCGCTGATCGGCAAGATGAAAGCGCTCTTGTGTAACCGCCAAAACCGTCGACGCGCCTTCCAGGTCGGAGAGCGTCACTATGATGCCGGCAACGATCTGTTCGCCCTGATGCTCGATTCCTCGTTGACCTATAGTTGCGGTTACTGGCGCCGGGCCGAGACGCTCGAGCATGCCCAGCAGGCCAAGCTCGATCTGATCTGCCGCAAGCTCAATCTGCAACCGGGTATGCGCCTGCTCGATATCGGTTGCGGGTGGGGGAGTCTGGCGCTGTTTGCGGCTCGCAACTACGGTGTCGAAGTGGTGGGCCTGACGGTTTCTGAAGAGCAGGCCCACCTTGCCCGGGAGCGGTGCGCGGGTCTGCCGGTGGAGATCAGATTGCAGGATTACCGGGAACTGGACACCACGTTTGACGCCATCGCCTCGGTGGGCATGTTCGAGCATGTGGGCTATAAGAATTATCGTGCCTTTATGAGGGTGGTGCAGCGATGTCTGGCCGGAGATGGGCTTTTCTTGCTACACACCATCGGAGCCAACAGTTCCGTTCGCTGTTGTGATCCCTGGTTTGACAAATATATCTTTCCCAACGGCATGTTACCGTCCATCAGGCAGCTCGGAGCGGCTATCGAACCACTGTTCATCATGGAAGATTGGCAGAATCTCGGGGTCGATTACGAAAAGACCGTTTTGTCCTGGTACCGTAATTTCGAGGCCAACTGGGAACGGATAAAACGACGATACAGCGAACGATTCTATCGCATGTGGCGCTATTATTTGCTCTCCGTAGCAGGAGGTTTTCGCGCCCGTCACATTCAGGTATGGCAATTGGTCCTGGCTCACCATGGGACGAGCCGGGGATACCGGAGCATCCGTTGTCCGCAGTGTGTGGCGTGA
- a CDS encoding RidA family protein: MANQAITTDSAPRAIGPYSQAIKAGSLLFISGQLPIDPESGTLLNGSIEEQTKRIMVNLKSVVEAAGGRLDDLVKTTIFLTDLNSFAQVNQAYATFFSGPPPARSTVQVAALPLGSPVEIEAVAVLN; this comes from the coding sequence ATGGCCAACCAGGCAATTACCACCGATTCGGCTCCCAGAGCTATTGGCCCCTATTCGCAAGCCATCAAGGCGGGTTCCTTGCTCTTCATCTCCGGACAATTGCCAATCGATCCGGAAAGTGGGACACTGCTGAACGGCTCGATCGAAGAACAAACCAAACGGATCATGGTCAACCTCAAGAGCGTGGTCGAGGCTGCCGGCGGTCGCCTCGACGATCTGGTAAAAACGACCATCTTTCTTACCGACCTCAACTCCTTTGCGCAGGTCAACCAGGCCTACGCCACTTTCTTCAGCGGACCTCCACCGGCACGCTCGACCGTCCAAGTGGCAGCCTTGCCTCTTGGCTCACCGGTGGAGATCGAAGCTGTGGCGGTGCTCAACTGA
- a CDS encoding CBS domain-containing protein — MRVKDILAEKGTRVVTIHEENLLIDVVSLFFANRIGSLVVVDKYDRILGIVAPNDILRAVHSRPDSISRVSVREVMTRDVIVGTPDDKVGHLMTVMTENRIRHIPIIEDGKLAGLVSIGDLVKAQLTEQDVEIRHLKDYIQDRYPS, encoded by the coding sequence ATGAGAGTAAAAGACATTCTCGCCGAGAAGGGAACACGGGTGGTAACCATCCACGAGGAAAACCTATTGATCGACGTGGTTTCGTTGTTTTTTGCCAACCGTATCGGTTCGCTGGTCGTCGTCGACAAATATGATCGGATTCTCGGCATCGTCGCGCCGAACGATATTCTCAGGGCGGTGCATAGCCGGCCCGACTCCATATCTCGCGTGTCGGTGCGGGAGGTGATGACCAGAGATGTTATCGTCGGTACCCCGGACGACAAGGTTGGGCACTTGATGACCGTCATGACCGAAAACCGAATCCGCCATATCCCGATCATCGAAGACGGCAAGCTTGCCGGGCTGGTCTCCATCGGCGATCTGGTCAAAGCGCAACTCACCGAGCAGGATGTGGAGATCCGGCACCTCAAAGATTACATCCAGGACCGCTATCCCAGCTGA
- a CDS encoding GGDEF domain-containing protein: MSLKTSFALITAVLLAIASLAMWTAFHLIAEKIIEQWGRRIAEIQVHYDSGRLLQPLEREIALARQMAESKIIKRWIVDPEVPTLKAQAMEEMESYRRNFLDQSYFLALLDSGDYYHNNSRNEFAGRQWRYRLDPKNPADAWFYRLVEENRPFHLNVNPDETLGVTKLWIDVLIRDGARILGIVGTGLELQNFLDDIVDIQQPGITTLFLDYHGAIQLYKDQHFIEFASFIKPEGQKNTIAVLLDKPADYLRLQATMEQLGKKPANDGVVKTDFVTVEGKRHLLGIAYLPSIGWYEVTLMDLDQLLPLSQFLPIAVLFLVILVASLLVFFVFLNYLLLSPLNSLEQAMVRARDGDLKPSLPPRGYGEIRRLIGHFVAMAESISEHTRELEDKIRDRTEDLDRLARIDALTGLLNRRGMTEALRKVGARAHRDRSRFGIIWIDLDHFKQINDSHGHAVGDQVLIATAQLLQDSIRTYDHVSRWGGDEFLALLAPCDFTTLQQIGERIRTGIDSGSEQTGPHVTVSIGFCLASAEHEIEVALKLADEALYRAKASGRNRICGAGETAA; the protein is encoded by the coding sequence TTGAGCCTCAAGACATCATTCGCCCTTATCACGGCCGTGTTGCTGGCCATAGCCTCCCTGGCCATGTGGACAGCTTTCCACCTCATCGCGGAAAAGATTATCGAACAGTGGGGCCGGCGAATTGCCGAAATCCAGGTCCATTATGATAGCGGACGTCTCCTGCAGCCGTTGGAGCGGGAGATCGCCCTGGCCAGACAGATGGCCGAATCGAAAATCATCAAACGCTGGATCGTCGATCCCGAAGTCCCCACTCTGAAGGCGCAGGCGATGGAAGAGATGGAAAGTTATCGCCGTAACTTTCTCGATCAAAGTTACTTCCTCGCGCTACTCGACAGCGGCGATTATTATCACAACAACAGTCGCAACGAGTTCGCCGGTCGTCAATGGCGCTACCGACTCGATCCGAAGAATCCGGCCGATGCTTGGTTCTATCGCCTGGTGGAAGAAAACCGGCCGTTCCACCTGAACGTCAACCCGGATGAAACCTTGGGGGTAACCAAACTCTGGATCGATGTGCTGATCCGCGATGGAGCCCGGATTCTGGGAATTGTCGGGACTGGCCTTGAACTGCAGAACTTCCTAGACGATATCGTCGATATCCAACAGCCCGGCATTACCACTCTGTTTCTCGACTACCACGGCGCCATCCAACTCTACAAGGACCAGCATTTCATCGAATTTGCCAGCTTCATCAAACCCGAAGGCCAAAAAAATACGATTGCAGTACTTCTGGACAAACCTGCTGATTACCTACGCCTGCAAGCAACGATGGAACAATTGGGTAAAAAACCAGCAAACGATGGCGTCGTCAAAACCGATTTCGTCACGGTGGAAGGCAAACGCCACTTGCTCGGAATCGCCTATCTTCCTTCTATCGGATGGTATGAAGTCACCCTAATGGACCTGGATCAGCTGCTTCCCCTCAGTCAGTTCCTGCCGATTGCCGTTTTGTTTCTGGTAATCCTGGTGGCATCACTACTGGTTTTTTTCGTTTTCCTCAACTATCTGCTTCTGTCTCCCCTCAATTCGCTGGAGCAGGCAATGGTTCGGGCCCGTGACGGCGATCTCAAACCGTCTCTGCCACCCCGCGGATATGGAGAGATTCGCCGCCTGATCGGCCATTTTGTCGCCATGGCCGAGTCCATCTCCGAACACACGCGGGAATTGGAAGACAAGATTCGCGACCGTACCGAGGATCTGGATCGTCTTGCTCGAATCGACGCCCTGACCGGACTGCTCAATCGGCGCGGCATGACGGAAGCGCTTCGCAAAGTAGGGGCCCGGGCTCATCGAGATCGCTCACGATTCGGAATAATCTGGATCGATCTCGACCACTTCAAGCAAATCAACGATTCGCACGGACATGCGGTCGGAGACCAGGTTCTCATTGCGACGGCCCAGCTGTTGCAAGACAGTATCCGCACCTACGATCATGTCTCACGCTGGGGGGGAGACGAATTTCTGGCTCTACTCGCCCCATGTGATTTCACGACACTGCAGCAGATCGGCGAGCGTATCCGAACCGGGATCGACTCCGGCTCCGAACAAACCGGCCCGCATGTCACTGTCAGTATCGGCTTTTGCCTGGCGTCTGCCGAACACGAGATAGAGGTGGCCTTGAAGCTGGCGGATGAAGCCCTGTATCGAGCTAAGGCCTCCGGGCGCAATCGCATCTGCGGCGCCGGAGAAACAGCGGCCTGA